The following DNA comes from Desulfobaculum xiamenense.
CTGATGCGCGCGGTGGAATCCATGGTTGATGGGCGTGACGGGATCGGCTATGACTCGTTGCAATCGTTGATGAAATTCGGGTGCCCCTTTGGGGGTATCCGGCAGACTCTGGAGTTCGCAATGAAAATGATCAGGAATATCTGCCTTGTACTCATGCTGGCGGCCGCCGCGGCCATGCAGGGTTGCGCGGTGATGGCCGTGGGAGCCGTCGCCGGTGGCGGAACCTACGCCTATGTGACTGGAAATCTGGAACGCTCCTACAATGCCGATGTCGATTCGGTCTACGAGTCCACGCTGCGTGCGGCTCGGCGGCTGAACCTCACCGTGGAGGACAAGGAGATCAATCTGAGCTCCGGTTCCATCAGCGGTAAGGATCAAGACCGCTCCTACTGGGTTCGCTTCAAGGCGACCAATCCTCATGTGACGCTTGTATCCGTGCGCGTTGGCCTTCTCGGCGACGAGATCGCTTCGCGGCGCATCCACGAGGCCATCGCCTCCGGGCTGTAGTCTTCGGACGTGAAGGACATGGCCCCCGATCCGTGTGTGCGGATTGGGGGCTTTTTTGTCTTCCTTTCGGTGCGCGGTTCGTGCGATGGTGGAAAGTGGGAAATGCCGCGTGTTGTGGGCCTTCGGCGGAACACGGCGTGTGGCGGAGGGTTGATTGGGTTGCAGGGCGTGTCGGTTTTTTGCCGCATCGCTTGCGTGCGCAGCATATCATGCGGAAATGCCCGACCAAACGCGATCCGGTATCGGACTTGCTAGGTTCCTGTCAGGAAGACGGCCTGCACCAGTCGGCGTGGAAAGGCGTTTTCATGACCCAAAGGAGGGCGCGATGGAACACGTAACCTTTAACGAAACGCGTCTGGGGCAGGATGGTCTGGAGCTTGATGGACATCGCGACGAGGCCCATGAGGTTCAGCTGGCCGATGTGGAATTCACCACCAATGCCAAGTACACCATCGGTCTTGCGGTCAAGGAGATCGCTGCGCACTGCGGCATGCTCCCCCACGAGCTGACTCGGCGCATGCGCGGCCGGATGTTTTGGCAGGAGGCGACAGAGGACCTGATGATCGTCTTTGCCGTCCCGGAGCTTGAAGCTGATATGATGATTGAGATTCCCAAGGGGCATTGGCGTTTTCGTGGCGCGGACGGTGATGCTTCGCAATAGTCGGGGCGCGCCGGGTAGGCGTGCCCGCGCGGAAAGGACGTTCGCAGTTGAAGGGCCCGGCTTTGGCCGGGCCCTTCGCTTTTGCGCGTCGTGCACGCGTTTGCGGGAAAATGATGGGTTAACCGATAACCGATCAAATTCATTTGAAACAATTGCGGGAGTGGGATAATGTCCTTTCCGTGTCCGATTCGCCGGGAAGCGGCGGAGGGCGTAAAAAAAATGGTTGTACTATGAATGGCAGGGCCTTTCTGCTAGACTTCCCTGGTGGAGCCGTGCCCGACGCCCGGTTTCCGGGAGTATCGGAACGCAGAAGGCAAATTTCAAGAACAGGAGTGAGATGTCATGATTCGTTTCAGATTGAAATCATTGGCTATTCTTGCATTCGTTGCCGTGTTCCTGCTGGGCGCGGCGGGTCAGGCAAGCGCCAAGACGAGGCTCGTGCCCAAGGCGGACAGCTTTATCGTCTTCCTTGACTATTCCGGTTCCATGGCCATGAAGCATCAGACGCTGGGCGAGGAGAGCATCGTCCTTGCCAAGCAGTTTCTGAAGAAGTTCAACGCCGCCGTGCCGGAGAGGGAATACGAGTCCCGTTTCTACACCTTCGGTCCCTTCGAGTGGAAGCTCGGCGGAACCTATGACCGTGCGATCATGGATCGCGCCATCGACGGCATCGCCACCGGTTACACCGTGTCCGGCAGGCTGACCCCGATGGGCAACGGCCT
Coding sequences within:
- a CDS encoding DUF3568 domain-containing protein, which translates into the protein MKMIRNICLVLMLAAAAAMQGCAVMAVGAVAGGGTYAYVTGNLERSYNADVDSVYESTLRAARRLNLTVEDKEINLSSGSISGKDQDRSYWVRFKATNPHVTLVSVRVGLLGDEIASRRIHEAIASGL